The following coding sequences are from one Microtus pennsylvanicus isolate mMicPen1 chromosome 1, mMicPen1.hap1, whole genome shotgun sequence window:
- the LOC142842498 gene encoding sodium-dependent glucose transporter 1C-like, with translation MIGGALIDYMNHFLLLGVSMLATTVGFYFIPFCKKAVLLAVMMSVFGTSVGAVDTGGNVLILALWGDKGAPHMQALHFSFALGAFLAPLLAKLAWGTTASTQNHTESDFDPLMLNRSSEATSDSLFGVPEDMNLLWTYASIGTYALVVSVFLFGLFCKKRSRQKKSTESSQRVRRAKYHWALLCLLFIFFFFYVGAEITFGSYIFSFATTHVGMKETEAAGLNSVFWGSFSACRGLAIFFATFLQPGTMIVLSNIGSLASSLVLVLFDKSPLCLWIATAVYGASMATTFPSGISWIEQYTTLTGKSAAFFVVGASLGEMAFPAVISIIERHYPGLPVVLYVCFASAIFTGVLFPVMYKLATLPLRHQAKGRKSED, from the exons ATGATTGGTGGAGCTCTCATTGACTATATGAATCATTTTTTACTTTTGG GTGTGTCAATGTTGGCTACTACAGTTGGGTTTTATTTCATTCCTTTCTGCAAGAAGGCAGTCTTACTGGCTGTCATGATGTCTGTCTTTGGTACTTCAGTTGGTGCTGTGGATACAG GTGGGAACGTCCTCATCTTGGCTCTTTGGGGAGACAAAGGAGCCCCACACATGCAGGCCTTGCACTTCAGCTTCGCCTTGGGTGCCTTCCTGGCTCCCCTGCTGGCTAAGTTGGCCTGGGGTACAACAGCGTCCACTCAGAACCACACAGAGTCCGACTTTGACCCTCTAATGCTGAACCGATCCTCTGAAGCCACCTCAGACTCTCTGTTTGGGGTACCCGAAGACATGAATCTGCTGTGGACATACGCTTCCATCGGCACCTATGCGCTAGtagtttctgtctttctgtttggtCTGTTTTGTAAGAAACGCTCAAGGCAGAAAAAATCCACAGAATCTAGTCAGAGAGTTCGAAGAGCTAAATATCATTGggccctgctctgcctcctcttcatcttcttcttcttttatgttGGAGCCGAGATAACATTTGGTTCTTACATATTCTCCTTCGCCACCACCCATGTTGGcatgaaagaaactgaagcagcCGGCTTGAACTCCGTCTTCTGGGGGTCCTTCTCAGCCTGCAGGGGCCTGGCCATCTTCTTTGCCACATTCCTACAGCCTGGAACCATGATTGTGTTGAGTAACATTGGCAGCCTTGCTTCGTCTTTGGTTCTTGTGCTTTTTGACAAGAGCCCTCTCTGCCTCTGGATCGCGACTGCTGTGTATGGAGCCTCGATGGCAACCACATTTCCCAGTGGCATTTCCTGGATCGAGCAGTACACCACCTTAACTGGGAAGTCGGCAGCATTCTTTGTAGTTGGTGCTTCTCTGGGGGAAATGGCTTTTCCTGCAGTCATCTCAATCATTGAGAGACACTACCCAGGACTGCCGGTGGTTCTGTACGTCTGTTTTGCATCAGCCATCTTCACGGGAGTTCTTTTTCCCGTGATGTATAAATTAGCCACCTTACCCCTGCGTCACCaggcaaaaggaagaaagagtgaggACTGA